The following proteins are encoded in a genomic region of Flammeovirga pectinis:
- a CDS encoding argininosuccinate synthase: MSNKVVLAFSGGLDTTYCVKYLSEERGLEVHTAIVQTGGFSDEELKEIEEKAYKLGVASHITLDQTETFYDQCVKYLVFGNALRYNTYPLSVSAERVFQALAIAEYAKKIDADSIAHGSTGAGNDQIRFDMAFKIICPEAEIITPIRDNQLSRQDEIDYLIAKGVDGDWSKSMYSINQGLWGTSVGGKETLGSRNTLPEEAFPTQVTETIPKKLSLTFEKGELVGIDGKIFDKPVQAIQELNKIASPFGIGRDIHVGDTIIGIKGRVGFEAAAPLLTIKAHHLLEKHTLAKWQLYWKEQLGNYYGMLTHEGQWIDPVMRNIEKFLADTQDHVTGEVFVTLHPYRFELEGIESKYDLMNSTFGAYGEMNNAWTGEDARGFATILANQNMIFGKVKEAAEEKVSE; encoded by the coding sequence ATGAGTAATAAAGTGGTTTTGGCCTTTAGTGGTGGATTAGATACAACTTATTGTGTAAAGTATCTATCAGAAGAAAGAGGGTTAGAAGTGCATACCGCTATCGTTCAGACAGGAGGTTTCTCGGACGAAGAGTTGAAAGAAATTGAGGAAAAGGCTTATAAATTAGGCGTTGCTTCTCATATTACATTAGATCAAACAGAAACATTTTACGACCAATGTGTAAAATACTTGGTATTCGGAAATGCTTTAAGATATAACACTTATCCATTATCTGTAAGTGCAGAGCGTGTATTCCAAGCTTTGGCAATTGCAGAATATGCTAAGAAAATTGATGCAGATAGTATTGCTCATGGATCTACTGGTGCTGGTAACGACCAAATCCGTTTTGATATGGCTTTTAAAATTATCTGCCCAGAGGCTGAAATTATTACACCTATTAGAGATAATCAATTATCACGTCAAGATGAAATTGATTACTTAATTGCTAAAGGTGTTGATGGTGATTGGTCTAAATCTATGTACTCTATTAATCAAGGTTTATGGGGTACATCTGTTGGAGGTAAAGAAACTTTAGGTTCTCGTAATACATTACCAGAAGAAGCTTTCCCAACGCAGGTAACTGAAACAATTCCAAAGAAACTTAGTTTAACATTCGAGAAAGGTGAACTAGTAGGTATCGATGGAAAGATTTTTGACAAGCCAGTTCAGGCAATTCAAGAATTAAACAAAATTGCTTCTCCATTTGGTATCGGAAGAGACATTCATGTGGGTGATACTATTATTGGTATTAAAGGTAGAGTTGGTTTTGAAGCTGCTGCACCTTTACTAACTATTAAGGCACACCACTTGTTAGAGAAGCATACTTTGGCAAAATGGCAATTGTATTGGAAAGAGCAATTAGGTAACTACTATGGTATGTTAACGCACGAAGGACAATGGATTGATCCTGTAATGCGTAATATCGAAAAGTTCCTAGCAGATACACAAGATCACGTAACAGGTGAAGTATTTGTAACATTACATCCTTACAGATTTGAATTAGAGGGAATCGAGTCTAAATATGATTTGATGAACAGTACATTCGGAGCTTATGGTGAAATGAACAATGCTTGGACTGGTGAAGATGCTCGTGGCTTTGCAACAATTTTAGCAAATCAAAACATGATCTTCGGTAAAGTAAAAGAAGCTGCCGAAGAGAAGGTTTCTGAATAG